A region from the Rhizoctonia solani chromosome 13, complete sequence genome encodes:
- a CDS encoding Retrotransposable element Tf2 protein, with product MEPEPSTSALLEAITALTATVGSLQAQITSQGQQLIELKAICKETADLLGDKDQGAPQAQPGPSTGPVTPPTHLGGEAHTPGTVRPGLKAPFRPSRGTGFDSEDEEEPRRPKKEPQGTPARHLGSLTPFDAGSSVKRPKMDLPDPYKGDTRGQKATQWLDRMMLWVALHRDQFDEEEQMVVWILYHMEDKAADWALPIIGAIIKGKFKEAFADPNAKRAAARKIAALSQTTTTSKYVTEFRNLMAELDWNKEAYIAQFTRGLHWKVKELLSTKDSVPDELEAIFAASIKIDNIRCENEENRPKKAPAKSPATAATTSTTTTQRVRLSEDPNYVTPEERDRRRASGLCVKCGQKGHGIKQCPNGWKATVKEVAKPLASKLDVHVSDLDFEFVSLALDSNKKPLLYLDLVLHNHPTEPLKTLIDSGATSNFISPAIVEKYKIPKTQLENPRVVRMLDGTISQTGRIWHQVQLAVSANGHFHHIPFLVCPIGNTPAILGMTWLTAEAPLIDWQQGLITFPEQVQIASEEEADPNPLADLPPQYHEFAKVFGEEEFKALPPHREYDISIDLIPDAKLSPGPIYGMTDAESKALKQHIDEELATGKIRPSTSSAGAPVMFVKKADGSLRLVVDYRKLNDVTHKNVYPLPRQDDLMAKLRHAKIFTKLDLRWGYNNVRIKEGDEWKTAFRTKYGLFEYLVMPFGLTNAPAAFQHFMNDLFRDLIDVTVVIYLDDILIFSEDPEDHPAHVREVLSRLMKNQLFCKLSKCHFHVTTVDYLGIVISPSGFSMDQRKVEAVTSWPQPRTVKQVQAFLGFVNYLQRFIPNFSSVARPLHNLTKKETPWSWGDLEEAAFQELKTLVTQSPVLIHSNPKLPYYLETDALGVAMGAILSQRGPDNWLHPIAYMSKSFLGAEANYDTHDKELLAIIKALEEWRIFLEATDKPVQVFTDHRNLEYWMQARTFNRRHARWRIFLSNFNFEIHYRPGKQSGKPDALSRRSDYVDAPPDPEVMLPSEVFANTSEAELKIFLTEDADNAPPSIRKAYRDYDWEEDLLWYRGKLVVPDLEILKERLLREFHDSPLAGHPGQQRTLELLSRNYWWPGMKSSAKEWVECCPTCQANRRAHAPVIALKPLDVPPYPFHTISYDFITGFPKSNGHDAILVVIDSFSKFGHFIPTTKKVTSKGLADLFISQVGTTFTGKFLRALYQRLGVKPSFSSAYHPESDGQTERVNQFIEFYLRSYVAADHSDWASWLPLAEYAYNNAKHSATGKTPFELVYANVPEADHVADTLAQEWKEAEAALRMSKERMTGNKGTIPEYSIGEKVWLDGKNVELRTNSNKLDPKRLGPFEITEKISSHAYRLKLPETLKIHDVFYVGLLSKAHKSPSQPFPERPPPETIEGEEEYEVEQIIDSKRQKGKWFYLIKWKGYGPEDNSWEPEELLEHSQEEIKRFNQARLRKARDAAKSL from the exons atggaaccagagccgtccacttccgctctccttgaggctatcacagccctcaccgccacagttgggtccttgcaggcccaaatcacttctcaaggccaacagctcatcgagctcaaagccatatgcaaggaaaccgcggACCTCCTCGGGGACAAAGATCAGGGAGCcccccaagcccagcctggcccatcgactgggcctgtcactcctcccacccacttgggaggagaagcccacactccaggcacggttaggcctggactcaaggcccctttccgGCCTTCAAGGGGAACAGGTTTCGATtcggaagacgaggaagaaccaaggcgacctaaaaaggagcctcaaggaacgcctgcAAGGCATTTagggtccctcaccccctttgatgcGGGGTCTAGTGTAAagcggcccaagatggacctaccagacccatacaagggagataCCAGGGGACAAAaggccacccaatggcttgacagaatgatgctctgggttgccctCCACCGCGACCAATTCGACGAAGAAGAACAGATGGTCGtctggatcctctaccacatggaGGACAAAGCAGCagactgggcgctccccatcattggagCTATCATTAAGG gcaaattcaaggaggcctttgCCGACCCCAACGCCAAGCGGGCtgccgccaggaagattgcggCGCTCTCCCAaactaccaccacctccaaatacgtcacggagttccgtAATCTTATGGCGGAACtcgactggaacaaggaggcctacATCGCGCAATTCACGCggggcctccactggaaggttaaGGAATTGCTGTCAACCAAGGACAGCGTCCCTGACGAACTCGAGGCAATTTTCGCGGCCTCAATAaagattgacaacatccgctgcgaaaatgaggagaatcGGCCAAAGAAGGCtcccgccaagtccccggccactgCGGCTACTACTTCCACTACaaccactcaacgggtccgcctctcagaggaccctaaTTACGTcacaccggaagaaagggaccgtcGCCGCGCATCTGGcctctgtgtcaagtgcggccaaaaggggcatggtATCAAACAGTGTCCcaacggctggaaggctaccgtCAAGGAAGTAGCTAAG cccctggccTCGAAATTAGATGTACATGTATCAGATTTGGATTTTGAATTTGTTTCTCTAGCTCtggactcaaataaaaaaccttTATTATATCTTGATCTGGTCTTGCATAACCACCCGACGGAACCTCTCAAAACCCTGATAGACTCTGGCGCAACATCCAACTTCATATCACCCGCCATAGttgaaaaatacaaaatcccaaaaacccaactcgaaaatccacgagttgtgagaatgttagatggtaccatttcccagactggtcgcatatggcaccaggttcaactcgcggtctcggccaatggccatttcCACCACATtccttttcttgtttgcccaataggcaacacaccggcaatacttggcatgacatggttaacggcagaagctcctctcatcgactggcaacaggggctaatcacattccctgaacaagttcaaattgcctccgaggaagaagcagacccaaACCCCTTAGCAGACCTCCCTCctcaataccatgagtttgctaaggtctttggcgaagaagagtttaaggccctccctccacatagggagtatgacatctccatagaccttatcccagatgccaaactgtCCCCTGGTCctatatatggcatgactgacgcagaatcaaaagcgctgaaacaacacattgatgaggaattggcaacgggcaagatccgccctagcaCTTCCTccgcaggcgccccggttatgtttgtcaaaaaggcagatggatcccTTAGATTGGTggttgattacaggaagctgaatgaTGTCACCCAtaaaaacgtctacccactCCCCAGACAggacgacctcatggccaagttAAGGCATGCCAAGATATTCACCAAGTtggacttacgctggggctacaacaacgtacgcatcaaggaaggagacgaatggaaaacggcctttagaaccaaatacggcctctttgaatacctagtcatgcccttcggcctcaccaacgcccctgcagcgttccaacacttcatgaacgacctATTCCGGGATTTGATTGACGTTACCGTGGTAATATACCTAGATGATATCCTCATTTTCTCAGAAGATCCAGAGGACCACCCGGCTCATGTCAGAGAAGTGTTGTCACGACttatgaagaaccagctTTTCTGCAAGCTATCAAagtgtcacttccacgtcacgaCGGTCGATTACCTTGGGATTGTTATATCCCCATCAGGCttttccatggaccagaggaAGGTAGAGgcagtcacgtcatggcctCAGCCCAGAACggtcaaacaagtccaggcaTTCTTAGGCTTTGTCAATTATCTCCAACGGTttattcccaacttcagctctgTCGCACGACCCTtgcacaacctcaccaaaaaggaaaccccttggtcatggggagacctagaggaagcagcCTTCCAAGAGTTAAAAACCCTAGTTACCCAGTCCCCGGTTCtgatccactccaaccccaaGCTTCCCTATTACCTGGAAACGGACGCGTTGGGAGTAGCTATGGGTGCCATCTTAAGCCAAAGAGGCCCAGATAATTGGTTACATcccattgcctatatgtccaagtcatttTTGGGAGCGGAAGCTaattacgacacccacgataaagagctcctggctatcattaaggcattggaggaatggaggatattcttggaggcaacggacaaaccggTACAAGTGTTCACGGACCATCGGAATctagaatactggatgcaggcacgaaCATTCAACAGAAGGCATGCGcgatggcgtattttcctgagcaacttcaactttgaaatccactatcgccccgggaaacaatcaggaaagccagacgcGTTATCCAGGAGATCAGATTACGTAGACGCTCCCCCAGacccagaagtcatgctgccatcagaggtctttgccaacacatcagAAGCGGAACTCaagatt ttcctgacagaagacgCAGACAACGCACCCCCgtcaatcaggaaagcaTATAGGgattatgattgggaagaggacctacTGTGGTACCGTGGAAAATTAGTGGTCCCAGATTTGGAAATCTTGAAGGAACGCTTGCTTagagaattccatgactcacCCCTGGCTGGGCACCCTGGACAACAACGTACCCTGGAACTACTAAGtcgtaactactggtggccaggtaTGAAGTCCtctgccaaagaatgggtagaatgctgtCCAACATGTCAGGCTAATCGTCGAGCCCACGCcccggtcattgcccttaaacCCTTGGACGTTCCCCCTTACCCGtttcacaccatctcctatgaTTTCATCACAGGGTTTCCCAAGTCAAACGGCCACGACGCAATCCtggtagtcattgactccttctcaaaGTTTGGGCATTTTatcccaactaccaagaaaGTCACATCCAAAGGCCTAGCGGATTTATTCATCTCACAGGt GGGAACTACGTTCACGggaaaattcctaagggcactttaccaacgccttggggtAAAACCGTCcttctcatcagcctaccacccagagTCAGACGGCCAGACAGAAAGGgtaaaccagttcattgagttctacctaaggTCGTATGTTGCAGCAGACCACTCGGACTGGGCCTCCTGGCTACCATTAGCAGAGTACGCCTATAACAATGCAAAACACTCCGCCACCgggaaaaccccctttgagttAGTATACG CAAACGTCCCAGAGGCCGACCATGTAGCAGATACCCTtgcacaagaatggaaagaagcggaGGCAGCCCTaaggatgagcaaggaaaggaTGACGGGAAACAAAGGGACAATACCGGAATACTCAATTGGAGAAAAGGTCTGGCTGGACGGGAAGAACGTGGAGCTGAgaacaaactccaacaagctaGATCCCAAAAGACTAGGACCATTCGAGATCACGGAAAAGATCTCCAGTCACGCATACCGCCTGAAACTTCCAGAAACCCTGAAGATCCACGAtgtgttctatgtaggatTGCTGTCCAAAGCGcacaaatccccaagtcaaccatttcccgagagaccccctcctgaaacaatagaaggggaagaagagtacgaagttgaacaaatcatcGACTCGAAACGCCAgaaagggaaatggttctacctgatcaaatggaaggggtacggCCCGGAAgataactcatgggaaccagaagaattACTGGAGcatagccaagaagagatcaagcgtttcaaccaagctagactcagaaaggctcgtgacgccgccaagagcctttaa
- a CDS encoding cytochrome P450 family protein, with translation MFIETTQISGAHCCAAAGVLLITYYVVPYLLDPHNYRRRFSGPWLASFTGSWLANSATSGRHYQNLLELHNKYGKFVRVGPNHISIADADALEVVYGHSSGTLKSEFYDAFHNGKEDIFNSREKAIHTMKRKRIANIFSPQNIVAFEPRVRVHIRRLCAQLDMRCKQAFMGNSGFNWVAKDGRAVINSSLQFAYLTFDIISDLALGLPFGMVEGQKDSTPAFLSLTSKKNVEGMSPIHFIAAGGKGAMALGSYPPWVQKMLLYGTPWHIPDLIVRRNFLKTVKAAVNARVSRIEREGQSDKERGVDLLDKLFEVKNVDGSPLTREEIDSEALVTLGAGSDTTANSLAAMSYYIASNSEIKRKLQQELDLIDMDSVVDQDDLDEDQSGHAIPRFEQVKNLPYLNACVKETLRLYSTVGAGLPRVVPEGKNLTIAGQTFNAGSVISISSYCTNRSSVWGSDAEAYRPERWLEDESASLNKYFVAFSTGPRGCVGRNLANMNLLLIASAFFRRYDIDLATPATKLVVDEGFVRNVTDCEVSIKPRV, from the exons ATGTTTATCGAGACCACCCAAATCTCAGGTGCTCACTGCTGCGCTGCTGCGGGAGTCCTGCTG ATCACATACTATGTTGTTCCCTACTTGCTCGATCCCCACAACTACCGACGCAGattttctggtccatggcTCGCATCCTTCACTGGCTCGTGGTTAGCGAATAGTGCTACTTCCGGCAGACACTACCAGAATCTTCTCGAGCTCCATAACAAGTATG GAAAATTCGTGAGAGTTGGTCCCAACCATATCAGCATCGCCGATGCCGATGCCCTAGAG GTTGTGTATGGACATTCGAGTGGTACACTCAAGTCCGAGTTTTATGACGCTTTTCACAATGGCAAAGAGGATATTTTCAATTCGCGAGAGAAGGCCATCCATACCA TGAAGCGCAAGCGTATTGCAAATATATTCAGTCCCCAGAATATCGTGGCCTTTGAGCCTCGCGTACGGGTACACATTCGAAGGCTCTGTGCTCAATTAGACATGCGATGCAAGCAGGCCTTTATGGGCAATTCAGGATTCAACTGGGTTGCCAAAGATGGCCGAGCAGTCATCAATAGCTCCCTAC AGTTCGCCTATCTAACGTTCGATATAATTAGCGACTTGGCtctgggattgccttttgggATGGTAGAAGGACAGAAAGATTCGACCCCCGCCTTTTTATCGCTCACCTCAAAGAAGAACGTTGAAGGGATGTCCCCAATTCATTTTATAGCAGCCGGCGGGAAGGGTGCAATGGCTCTGGGCTCATATCCCCCATGGGTTCAGAAAATGCTTCTCTACGGTACTCCTTGGCATATTCCTGACCTAATCGTTCGCCGTAACTTTCTCAAGACGGTCAAGGCCGCGGTCAACGCGCGAGTTTCCAGGATCGAGAGAGAAGGACAATCAGATAAAGAGCGTGGCGTGGACTTGCTAGATAAATTGTTCGAGGTAAAAAATGTCGATGGGTCCCCATTGACGAGAGAGGAAATCGACTCCGAGGCCCTCGTGACTCTTGGCGCCGGGAGCGATACGACGGCCAA CTCCCTAGCTGCTATGTCTTACTATATTGCCTCGAACTCTGAGATCAAGAGGAAGCTTCAACAGGAGCTCGACTTGATTGATATGGACTCGGTTGTAGATCAGGATGATCTCGATGAAGATCAATCAGGCCACGCCATCCCTAGATTTGAACAGGTCAAGAATTTGCCTTACCTTAATGCGTGTGTAAAGGAGACTCTGCGTCTCTACTCAACAGTGGGCGCTGGACTTCCGCGGGTTGTGCCGGAAGGGAAGAATCTGACGATTGCTGGCCAGACGTTCAACGCGGGAAGTGTCATTAGTATATCCTCCTACTGCACCAACAGATCCAGTGTGTGGGGATCTGATGCCGAGGCATACAGGCCGGAACGCTGGCTAGAAGATGAATCTGCATCGTTGAACAAGTATTTTGTGGCATTTTCGACTGGTCCTCG TGGCTGCGTTGGCCGTAACCTAGCAAACATGAATCTCCTGCTAATCGCTTCAGCATTTTTCCGTCGATACGATATTGACTTGGCCACTCCTGCCACCAAG CTCGTGGTAGATGAAGGGTTCGTAAGGAACGTAACGGATTGTGAGGTTTCGATCAAGCCAAGGGTTTGA